A region from the Deinococcus multiflagellatus genome encodes:
- the rplC gene encoding 50S ribosomal protein L3 — translation MKGILGTKVGMTQIWKGDKAIPVTVVLAGPCPVVQRKTAVTDGYEAVQIGYAPKREKSVNKPQAGHFKKYGVSPVRFLREFRGFAPEGDTVNVDIFAEGEKIDATGTSKGKGTQGVMKRWNFKGGPASHGSKKWHRRPGSIGQRKTPGRVYKGKRMAGHMGMERITVQNLEVVEIRADENIILVKGAIPGANGGLVVLRQAAKGGK, via the coding sequence ATGAAGGGCATCCTCGGCACCAAAGTGGGCATGACCCAGATCTGGAAGGGCGACAAGGCCATTCCCGTGACGGTGGTGCTGGCGGGCCCCTGCCCCGTCGTGCAGCGCAAGACCGCCGTGACCGACGGCTACGAGGCCGTGCAGATTGGCTACGCGCCCAAGCGCGAGAAGAGCGTGAACAAGCCCCAGGCTGGCCACTTCAAGAAGTACGGCGTCTCGCCTGTGCGTTTCCTGCGCGAGTTCCGTGGCTTTGCTCCTGAAGGCGACACCGTGAACGTGGACATCTTCGCTGAAGGCGAGAAGATCGACGCGACCGGCACCAGCAAGGGTAAGGGCACCCAGGGCGTCATGAAGCGCTGGAACTTCAAGGGTGGTCCCGCCAGCCACGGTTCCAAGAAGTGGCACCGCCGCCCCGGTTCGATCGGTCAGCGCAAGACCCCGGGCCGCGTGTACAAGGGCAAGCGCATGGCCGGCCACATGGGCATGGAGCGCATCACCGTGCAGAACCTGGAAGTGGTCGAGATCCGCGCCGACGAGAACATCATCCTGGTCAAGGGTGCGATTCCCGGCGCCAACGGTGGGCTCGTGGTGCTGCGCCAGGCCGCCAAGGGAGGCAAGTAA
- the rpsJ gene encoding 30S ribosomal protein S10 produces DMVAPKIRIKLRGFDHKALDQSASKIVDTVRRTGADVSGPVPLPTRIRRFCVLRSPFVNKDSREHFEIRTHNRLVDIMNPTKKTIDSLMTLDLPTGVDIEIKTVGGRA; encoded by the coding sequence TAGACATGGTTGCCCCGAAGATCCGCATTAAACTGCGTGGCTTTGACCACAAGGCGCTGGACCAGTCCGCGAGCAAGATTGTGGACACCGTGCGCCGCACCGGCGCGGACGTGAGCGGCCCCGTGCCCCTCCCCACCCGCATCCGCCGCTTCTGCGTGCTGCGTTCGCCGTTCGTGAACAAGGACAGCCGCGAGCACTTCGAAATCCGCACCCACAACCGTCTGGTGGACATCATGAACCCCACCAAGAAGACGATCGACAGCCTCATGACCCTCGACCTGCCTACCGGCGTGGACATCGAGATCAAGACGGTGGGAGGCCGCGCATGA